One genomic segment of Lytechinus pictus isolate F3 Inbred chromosome 18, Lp3.0, whole genome shotgun sequence includes these proteins:
- the LOC129282115 gene encoding uncharacterized protein LOC129282115 — translation MDAFNSTAGLEGESSSIVPIVVAVVVSLVVAATVTGNLLVILAFFTTRRLRTYNNHFILGLAIADFLVGAIGMPMFGVVFILGRWPFGAIFCDIFSYCDHAFSHISVVSVTIISLDRFVATVYPLHHRSHWRSRSQALLLVSIAFLVPLITWAPPTIFWSHVHIGSENNTFIASKDCLPDYLVSDFFSILSPVLFFWIPFTITTLFYIKIYSVIHAVVVRKGNNWTMRNLTRRRCFQTEDYNLPRKHSLDHADLSAMPSVFSSSTSREVNGKGNISERKTECPSERYCKQRSFLLPLDYKCSNFAFVNSAFEPDTQDNLTQNALGRRWVSEQSMNTVSYEAGASVHRVTHKSRSHSASSVFDRFRNERSSSWTVELASSKTDANKCHTCYGNIGSSFYTKSNTPKQLFDRPTDLQSRPTPSDINKVSKSCIDLDSDKCYFSNSFDYMSYSNSMGNVGLSNQVIITKSLSPGGAYVTVGRTNDVVMVRKLPCKFMKDCRNQRYIDNSEITRSGELATTYSMPQETNSGNNLRGTTGSGFIQSRKALQGEYFVNGRKSKVKTNYTSENGDKIEDFVEEGSLIIDPQTSTKPQSLSGNSGIWCGDDSQQDVPLDGIDDMPQLIKSTVTDRRLKHQNTKGIRTLGFIIVAMFITWAPWAVIVIILSLCEDCIPEILYSDWVPDAVDVEARVLRHSVVLMYLNGFPDPSGIPVPDVGD, via the exons ATGGATGCATTCAACTCAACGGCTGGGCTTGAGGGGGAATCATCCAGCATAGTGCCAATTGTCGTCGCTGTCGTTGTGAGCCTCGTTGTCGCAGCGACAGTCACGGGTAACCTATTGGTGATTCTCGCGTTCTTTACGACGCGCCGTCTCCGGACATACAACAACCATTTCATACTCGGATTGGCCATCGCGGATTTTCTCGTAGGTGCTATCGGCATGCCGATGTTTGGAGTGGTCTTTATCCTCGGTCGATGGCCGTTTGGGGCAATTTTCTGTGATATATTTTCGTATTGCGACCACGCCTTCAGTCACATAAGCGTGGTCTCTGTAACGATCATCAGTCTCGATCGCTTTGTCGCCACCGTTTATCCTCTCCATCATCGTTCTCACTGGCGAAGTCGATCACAAGCCCTCCTTCTAGTATCAATTGCGTTTCTAGTCCCCCTGATAACTTGGGCACCTCCAACTATCTTCTGGAGTCACGTGCATATTGGGAGTGAGAACAATACCTTTATTGCCTCGAAAGATTGCTTACCCGACTACTTGGTGAGTGATTTCTTCAGCATTCTATCTCCGGTGTTGTTTTTCTGGATTCCTTTCACTATCACAACGTTATTTTACATAAAGATATACAGCGTCATACATGCTGTCGTAGTGCGAAAGGGTAACAACTGGACAATGCGGAATTTAACCAGGCGAAGATGTTTTCAGACTGAAGATTATAATCTACCAAGAAAACATAGTTTGGACCATGCTGACTTAAGCGCGATGCCGTCCGTATTTAGTTCCAGCACTTCCAGGGAAGTGAATGGCAAAGGAAATATATCAGAGAGGAAAACGGAATGTCCATCAGAGCGATATTGCAAACAGAGAAGCTTCCTCTTGCCATTGGATTACAAATGTTCCAATTTTGCCTTCGTAAACAGTGCCTTCGAACCTGACACTCAAGACAACCTAACCCAAAATGCTCTGGGTCGTCGATGGGTTTCTGAGCAATCAATGAACACAGTTTCTTACGAAGCGGGTGCATCCGTCCACCGAGTAACCCATAAAAGTAGATCTCACTCTGCTTCTTCAGTATTTGACAGATTTAGAAACGAACGAAGCAGTAGTTGGACAGTTGAGCTCGCTAGTAGCAAAACAGATGCAAATAAGTGCCATACATGTTACGGAAACATTGGTTCTAGTTTCTATACGAAATCAAATACTCCCAAACAGCTTTTTGATAGACCAACTGATCTTCAAAGTAGACCTACTCCATCGGATATTAACAAAGTTAGTAAATCATGTATAGACCTAGATAGTGATAAGTGTTACTTTTCAAATAGTTTTGATTATATGAGTTATAGCAATAGTATGGGTAACGTAGGCCTATCCAATCAAGTGATCATCACTAAAAGCCTTTCGCCTGGAGGAGCTTATGTGACCGTTGGTAGGACCAATGATGTAGTAATGGTCCGAAAGTTACCTTGCAAATTTATGAAGGATTGCCGCAACCAGAGATATATAGATAACAGTGAAATAACACGTTCAGGTGAGTTGGCTACCACTTACTCTATGCCCCAAGAGACAAACTCTGGAAATAACTTACGGGGTACGACCGGAAGTGGGTTCATCCAATCGAGGAAGGCATTGCAAGGCGAGTATTTTGTAAATGGAAGAAAGTCGAAGGTCAAGACTAACTACACATCTGAAAACGGTGATAAAATAGAAGACTTTGTCGAGGAAGGATCATTGATAATTGACCCACAAACTTCTACCAAACCTCAAAGTTTGTCTGGCAACTCTGGCATATGGTGTGGTGATGACAGTCAACAAGATGTGCCCCTGGATGGCATCGATGATATGCCTCAGTTAATCAAAAGCACAGTGACGGATAGGCGACTCAAACATCAGAACACAAAAG ggatTCGAACTCTGGGTTTCATCATCGTGGCCATGTTTATTACTTGGGCGCCTTGGGCtgttatcgtcatcatcttAAGTTTGTGTGAGGACTGCATTCCCGAAATACTCTACTCG GATTGGGTGCCAGATGCTGTTGATGTGGAGGCCAGGGTCTTGAGGCACAGTGTGGTGTTGATGTATCTCAATGGCTTCCCTGACCCTTCTGGTATTCCAGTGCCGGATGTTGGTGATTAG